From a single Staphylococcus epidermidis genomic region:
- a CDS encoding PLP-dependent aminotransferase family protein produces the protein MKVNQPLYLSLYEKLKNQIIEGQYQSNDRFPSKRQLSNYLSVSHTTIEHAYQLLVDEGFIYSKPRSGYFVSDIESLPVIHRQTNQLNTDNLEKKQRQYKYAFNLAEIDSESFPMHIFRKYAKDVFEDHQLSLLQRGERQGEYILRQQISHYLFNSRGVTCHPNQIIVGSSTSQLLDMITNLLKKEEFIIEQPSYPPIKHTLDKKGISYIQVPVEQNGIQIDPILNTNNNILYITPSHQFPTGYVTNLKKRTQLINWSHQAKQRYIIEDDYDSEFRYFGKPIPALQSLDTKGKVIYISTFSKSLYPSCRIAYIVLPQNLMHKYNNQKYKEGNTVPVHVQHMVAQFMISGKFERHLNKMRKIYRDKLDYILKRLKPYNTQIKIEGALTGMHFTITVNNGLSMKQCLKNAKKNNLKLKPYHYENYSKVYPKFILGFGGIKKEELEDHVNALIHSLVI, from the coding sequence TTGAAAGTAAATCAACCACTTTATTTATCGTTATATGAAAAGTTAAAAAATCAAATTATCGAAGGTCAATATCAATCAAATGATAGATTTCCATCTAAACGACAGTTAAGTAACTATTTATCTGTTAGCCACACTACAATAGAACATGCATATCAATTACTTGTAGATGAGGGTTTCATTTATTCGAAACCTAGATCTGGCTACTTCGTTTCCGATATAGAATCGTTGCCAGTGATACATCGACAAACAAATCAATTAAACACTGATAACTTAGAAAAGAAGCAACGACAATATAAATATGCTTTTAATTTAGCTGAAATTGATTCTGAAAGTTTTCCTATGCACATTTTTAGAAAATATGCGAAAGACGTTTTTGAAGACCATCAGCTATCACTATTACAACGAGGCGAGCGTCAAGGGGAATATATTTTAAGGCAACAAATTTCACATTACTTATTTAATAGTCGTGGCGTCACTTGTCACCCAAATCAAATTATTGTTGGATCATCAACAAGCCAGTTACTCGATATGATAACCAATTTACTAAAAAAAGAAGAATTTATTATTGAACAGCCAAGTTATCCACCTATTAAACATACGCTTGATAAAAAAGGTATAAGTTATATTCAAGTCCCAGTTGAACAAAATGGAATACAAATCGACCCTATTTTAAATACAAATAACAATATTTTGTATATAACACCATCTCATCAATTTCCAACTGGTTATGTCACCAATTTAAAAAAAAGAACACAATTAATCAATTGGTCCCATCAAGCTAAGCAAAGATATATTATCGAAGATGATTATGATTCAGAATTTAGATATTTTGGCAAACCCATACCTGCATTACAAAGTTTAGACACAAAAGGAAAAGTCATTTATATTAGTACTTTCTCAAAATCTTTATATCCAAGCTGTAGGATTGCATATATTGTTTTGCCACAAAATTTAATGCACAAATATAATAATCAAAAATATAAAGAGGGAAATACAGTGCCTGTGCATGTTCAACACATGGTTGCTCAATTCATGATAAGTGGGAAATTTGAAAGACATTTGAATAAAATGCGAAAGATATATAGAGATAAACTTGATTATATTTTAAAACGATTAAAGCCCTACAATACTCAAATAAAGATTGAAGGCGCACTAACTGGAATGCATTTTACAATAACTGTTAATAATGGATTGTCAATGAAACAATGTTTAAAAAATGCGAAAAAAAATAATTTAAAATTAAAACCTTATCATTACGAAAATTATTCTAAAGTTTATCCAAAATTTATTTTAGGATTTGGGGGGATAAAAAAAGAAGAATTAGAAGATCATGTTAATGCATTAATTCATTCACTCGTTATATAA
- the lysS gene encoding lysine--tRNA ligase — protein sequence MSEEMNDQMQVRRQKLQELIDLGIDPFGHRFNRSSTSSELKEQWDQFSKEELHEKEDESHVSIAGRLMTKRGKGKAGFAHIQDLKGQIQIYVRKDQVGDDQFNIWKMADLGDIIGVEGVMFKTNTGEISVKAKSFTLLSKSLRPLPDKFHGLQDIEQRYRQRYLDLITNEDSTQTFINRSKIIQEMRNYLNKQGFLEVETPMMHQIAGGAAARPFVTHHNALDATLYMRIAIELHLKRLIVGGLEKVYEIGRVFRNEGVSTRHNPEFTMIELYEAYADYHDIMDLTENMVRHIAQEVFGSAKVQYNDEEIDLESSWKRLHIVDAVKEVTGVDFYNVNSDEEAIRLAKEHDIEITENMKYGHILNEFFEQKVEETLIQPTFIYGHPIEISPLAKKNPNDERFTDRFELFIVGREHANAFTELNDPIDQRQRFEAQLVEKEQGNDEAHDMDEDYIEALEYGMPPTGGLGIGIDRLVMLLTDSPSIRDVLLFPYMRQK from the coding sequence ATGTCAGAAGAAATGAACGACCAAATGCAAGTTCGTCGTCAAAAATTACAAGAATTAATTGATTTAGGGATTGATCCTTTTGGTCATCGATTCAATCGCTCATCTACTTCAAGTGAGTTAAAAGAACAGTGGGACCAATTCTCTAAGGAAGAATTGCATGAAAAAGAAGACGAAAGCCACGTGTCAATTGCAGGTCGTCTTATGACTAAACGTGGTAAAGGTAAAGCGGGATTTGCACATATTCAAGACTTGAAAGGTCAGATTCAAATTTATGTAAGAAAAGATCAAGTTGGAGATGATCAATTTAACATTTGGAAAATGGCTGACTTAGGTGACATCATAGGTGTTGAAGGTGTCATGTTTAAAACTAATACGGGCGAGATTTCTGTCAAAGCTAAGTCATTTACTTTACTATCCAAATCATTACGACCTTTACCTGATAAGTTCCATGGTTTACAAGATATAGAACAAAGATATCGACAACGTTATTTAGATTTAATTACAAATGAAGATAGTACGCAAACGTTTATTAATCGTAGTAAAATAATTCAAGAAATGAGAAACTATTTAAATAAACAAGGATTCTTGGAAGTAGAAACACCAATGATGCACCAAATTGCTGGAGGTGCTGCTGCACGTCCGTTTGTTACGCATCATAACGCATTAGATGCTACTCTTTATATGCGTATAGCTATAGAACTACATTTGAAACGGTTAATTGTCGGAGGTCTTGAAAAAGTCTACGAGATAGGCAGAGTTTTTCGTAATGAAGGTGTATCTACAAGACATAACCCTGAATTTACAATGATTGAATTGTATGAAGCTTATGCTGATTATCATGATATAATGGATTTAACTGAAAATATGGTCAGACACATTGCTCAAGAAGTGTTTGGATCAGCTAAAGTACAATATAATGATGAAGAAATTGACTTAGAATCTTCATGGAAACGACTTCACATTGTTGATGCTGTTAAAGAAGTTACCGGTGTAGATTTTTATAATGTTAATTCTGATGAAGAAGCTATTAGATTAGCAAAAGAACATGATATTGAAATTACTGAAAATATGAAATATGGCCATATATTAAATGAATTTTTTGAACAGAAAGTTGAAGAAACACTTATTCAACCAACGTTTATTTATGGTCACCCTATTGAAATTTCACCGTTAGCAAAGAAAAATCCAAACGATGAAAGATTTACTGATCGTTTTGAATTATTTATTGTAGGAAGAGAGCATGCAAATGCCTTCACGGAATTAAACGATCCGATTGATCAACGCCAACGTTTTGAAGCGCAGCTTGTTGAAAAAGAACAAGGAAATGATGAAGCTCATGATATGGATGAGGATTACATCGAAGCATTAGAGTATGGAATGCCTCCAACTGGTGGTCTAGGTATCGGTATCGACAGATTAGTAATGCTATTAACTGATTCTCCGTCAATTAGAGACGTATTACTATTCCCATACATGAGACAAAAATAG
- the folK gene encoding 2-amino-4-hydroxy-6-hydroxymethyldihydropteridine diphosphokinase — MVKAYLGLGSNIGNRELQLNEAIKILHDYQGIQVTQVSHIYETEPVGYTNQPKFLNLCIEIETELNPQSLLKCCLTTEQQLHRKREIRWGPRTLDIDILLFGDQIIEQDNLSVPHPRMKERSFVLIPLNDIATKQIEPISNKSIGQLVVPDNSVKKYKE, encoded by the coding sequence ATGGTTAAAGCTTATTTAGGATTAGGGAGCAATATTGGAAATAGAGAACTACAACTCAATGAGGCTATTAAAATACTTCATGACTATCAAGGTATTCAAGTAACTCAAGTTTCTCATATTTATGAGACTGAACCAGTGGGATATACTAATCAACCGAAATTCTTAAACTTGTGCATTGAGATAGAGACTGAATTGAATCCACAATCTTTGTTAAAATGTTGTTTAACAACGGAACAACAACTTCATCGTAAAAGAGAAATACGTTGGGGGCCTAGAACTTTAGATATAGATATACTACTGTTTGGTGATCAAATTATTGAACAAGATAATTTATCAGTGCCGCACCCTAGAATGAAAGAACGTTCGTTTGTTCTTATCCCGTTAAATGATATAGCCACCAAACAAATAGAACCGATTTCTAATAAAAGTATCGGACAACTAGTAGTACCTGATAATAGTGTGAAAAAATATAAGGAATAA
- the folB gene encoding dihydroneopterin aldolase, translated as MNDIIFLNGMRFYGYHGVLAAENDIGQIFVVDITLKVDLSYAGQSDDVKDTVNYGEVYKDVKSIVEGPRSCLIEHLAERIAKHINSHYNRVMETKVRITKENPPIPGHYDGVGIEIVREND; from the coding sequence ATGAACGACATCATCTTTCTTAATGGAATGCGTTTTTATGGTTATCATGGAGTATTAGCTGCAGAAAATGATATTGGACAAATTTTTGTTGTTGATATTACTTTAAAGGTTGATCTTAGTTATGCAGGTCAATCAGATGATGTAAAAGATACTGTAAATTATGGAGAGGTTTATAAAGATGTAAAGTCTATTGTTGAAGGGCCACGTTCATGCTTAATTGAGCATCTGGCTGAACGTATTGCAAAACATATAAATTCACACTATAATCGTGTAATGGAAACGAAAGTTAGAATCACTAAAGAAAACCCACCTATTCCTGGTCATTACGATGGTGTTGGGATTGAAATAGTGAGGGAGAATGACTAA
- the folP gene encoding dihydropteroate synthase, whose protein sequence is MIKTKIMGILNVTPDSFSDGGQYHSVDQAVKRAKEMIDEGVDIIDVGGVSTRPGHKEVSHKEVSLKEEMNRVLPVVESIVKYDVQISVDTFRSEVAEACLKLGVSMINDQWAGLFDSNMFNVVSQYGAEIVLMHNGDGHRDKPVVEEMLVSLLAQANKAELAGIPHNKIWLDPGIGFAKTREEGNEVMARLDELVATEYPVLLATSRKRYIKEMMNQDSSPSDRDEATAATTAYGIMKGVRGVRVHNVLLNTRLAQSMDFLKENEYERHHLS, encoded by the coding sequence ATGATTAAAACAAAAATAATGGGGATATTAAATGTGACACCTGACTCATTTTCTGACGGAGGACAGTACCACTCAGTTGATCAAGCTGTGAAGCGTGCTAAAGAGATGATAGATGAAGGTGTAGACATCATAGACGTTGGAGGTGTCTCAACACGACCAGGTCATAAAGAAGTATCGCATAAAGAAGTATCGCTTAAAGAAGAAATGAATCGTGTATTGCCTGTGGTTGAGTCTATCGTTAAATATGATGTGCAAATTTCGGTTGATACATTTCGAAGTGAAGTTGCGGAAGCTTGTCTTAAACTTGGTGTTTCAATGATTAATGATCAGTGGGCAGGCCTATTTGATTCGAATATGTTTAATGTGGTATCTCAATACGGTGCTGAAATTGTACTTATGCATAATGGTGACGGTCATAGAGATAAACCTGTTGTTGAAGAGATGCTTGTATCATTACTTGCGCAAGCGAATAAGGCTGAACTAGCCGGTATACCACATAATAAAATCTGGTTAGATCCTGGAATAGGTTTTGCTAAAACACGAGAAGAAGGAAATGAAGTAATGGCAAGATTAGATGAATTAGTAGCGACCGAATATCCAGTTTTACTTGCAACAAGTCGAAAAAGATACATTAAAGAAATGATGAATCAAGATTCTTCTCCTTCAGATAGAGATGAGGCAACTGCAGCTACAACGGCTTATGGTATAATGAAAGGCGTTCGTGGGGTTCGAGTTCATAATGTATTATTAAATACGCGACTAGCCCAAAGTATGGATTTTCTAAAGGAGAATGAATATGAACGACATCATCTTTCTTAA
- the cysK gene encoding cysteine synthase A — MAQKPVDYVTQIIGNTPVVKLRNVVDDDAADIYVKLEYQNPGGSVKDRIALAMIEKAEREGKIKPGDTIVEPTSGNTGIGLAFVCAAKGYKAVFTMPETMSQERRNLLKAYGAELVLTPGSEAMKGAIKKAKELKEEHGYFEPQQFENPANPEIHELTTGPELVEQFEGRQIDAFLAGVGTGGTLSGVGKVLKKEYPNVEIVAIEPEASPVLSGGEPGPHKLQGLGAGFVPDTLNTEVYDSIIKVGNDTAMDMARRVAREEGILAGISSGAAIYAAIQKAKELGKGKTVVTVLPSNGERYLSTPLYSFDN; from the coding sequence ATGGCACAAAAACCTGTAGATTATGTTACACAAATTATTGGGAATACACCTGTAGTCAAATTAAGAAACGTTGTTGATGATGATGCAGCTGATATTTATGTTAAGTTAGAATATCAAAATCCAGGTGGTTCGGTAAAAGATCGTATCGCTTTAGCGATGATTGAAAAAGCTGAGCGTGAAGGGAAAATTAAACCTGGTGATACAATCGTTGAGCCTACGAGTGGTAACACTGGTATAGGTCTAGCATTTGTATGTGCTGCCAAGGGGTACAAAGCAGTTTTTACAATGCCTGAAACAATGAGCCAAGAGCGCCGTAACTTATTAAAAGCTTATGGTGCTGAACTAGTATTAACACCAGGATCTGAAGCTATGAAAGGTGCAATAAAAAAAGCTAAAGAATTAAAAGAAGAGCACGGCTATTTTGAACCACAACAATTCGAAAATCCAGCAAATCCTGAAATTCATGAACTTACAACTGGACCAGAATTAGTTGAACAATTTGAAGGTCGACAAATTGATGCATTTTTAGCTGGTGTAGGAACTGGTGGTACGTTATCTGGTGTTGGTAAAGTATTGAAGAAAGAATATCCAAATGTGGAAATAGTAGCTATTGAACCTGAAGCTTCTCCAGTATTAAGCGGTGGTGAACCAGGCCCTCATAAATTACAAGGATTGGGAGCAGGTTTCGTACCTGATACTTTAAATACAGAAGTTTATGACAGCATCATCAAAGTAGGTAATGATACTGCTATGGATATGGCACGTCGTGTTGCTAGAGAAGAAGGTATATTAGCAGGTATTTCATCTGGTGCTGCAATATATGCTGCTATTCAAAAAGCAAAAGAATTAGGTAAAGGTAAAACAGTTGTAACAGTATTACCAAGTAATGGGGAACGTTACTTATCAACACCATTATATTCATTTGATAATTAA
- the hslO gene encoding Hsp33 family molecular chaperone HslO: protein MTHDYIVRGLAYGGEIRAYAAITTESVQEAQTRHYTWPTASAAMGRTMTATVMMGAMLKGNQKLTVTVDGKGPIGRIIADADAQGNVRAYVDHPQTHFPLNDQGKLDVRRAVGTDGSIQVVKDVGMKDYFSGASPIVSGELGDDFTYYYATSEQTPSSVGLGVLVNPDNSIKAAGGFIIQVMPGATDETVTKLEEAISQMQPVSKLIEQGLTPEGILNEILGEGNVQILNSTSAQFECNCSHEKFLNAIKGLGEAEIHSMIKEDHGAEAVCHFCGNKYQYSESELEDLLETMK, encoded by the coding sequence ATGACACATGATTATATAGTGAGAGGTTTAGCATACGGTGGGGAAATAAGAGCATATGCTGCAATCACAACAGAGTCAGTACAAGAAGCACAAACACGTCATTATACATGGCCTACTGCTTCTGCCGCTATGGGAAGAACTATGACAGCTACTGTTATGATGGGTGCAATGTTAAAAGGAAACCAAAAGTTAACAGTTACTGTTGATGGCAAAGGTCCAATTGGCAGAATTATTGCTGACGCAGATGCTCAAGGAAATGTTCGTGCATATGTAGACCATCCACAAACGCATTTTCCACTCAACGATCAAGGTAAATTGGATGTACGGCGAGCAGTTGGTACTGATGGTTCCATTCAGGTTGTTAAAGATGTTGGAATGAAAGACTACTTTTCTGGTGCGAGTCCAATAGTATCAGGTGAGCTAGGAGATGATTTCACATACTACTATGCCACAAGTGAACAAACACCATCATCAGTAGGATTGGGTGTATTAGTTAATCCAGACAACTCAATCAAAGCAGCGGGAGGATTTATTATTCAAGTTATGCCAGGTGCTACTGATGAAACGGTGACTAAATTAGAAGAAGCCATTAGTCAAATGCAACCTGTATCGAAATTAATTGAGCAAGGACTTACACCTGAAGGAATATTAAATGAAATTTTGGGTGAAGGTAATGTTCAAATTTTAAATTCAACGTCAGCGCAATTTGAATGTAATTGTAGTCATGAGAAATTTTTAAATGCTATTAAAGGTTTAGGAGAGGCAGAAATTCATAGCATGATTAAAGAGGATCATGGAGCTGAAGCTGTATGTCACTTCTGTGGTAATAAATATCAGTATAGTGAAAGTGAATTAGAAGATTTATTAGAAACAATGAAATAG
- the ftsH gene encoding ATP-dependent zinc metalloprotease FtsH yields MQKAFRNVLVIAIIGVIIFGLFSFLNGNGNMPKQLTYTQFVNKLNKGDLKTLEIQPEQNVYMVSGKTKKDEDYSSTILYNNEKDLQKITDTAKKQDNLKFTVKEEEKQSVFVSILTTLIPVLIIALLFIFFLSQAQGGGGGGRMMNFGKSKAKMYDSNKRRVRFSDVAGADEEKQELIEIVDFLKDNKKFKQMGSRIPKGVLLVGPPGTGKTLLARAVAGEAGAPFFSISGSDFVEMFVGVGASRVRDLFENAKKNAPCIIFIDEIDAVGRQRGAGVGGGHDEREQTLNQLLVEMDGFGENEGIIMIAATNRPDILDPALLRPGRFDRQIQVGRPDVKGREAILHVHAKNKPLDETVDLKAISQRTPGFSGADLENLLNEASLIAAREGKNKIDMRDIEEATDRVIAGPAKKSRVISEKERNIVAHHEAGHTIIGMVLDEAEIVHKVTIVPRGQAGGYAMMLPKQDRFLMTEPELLDKICGLLGGRVSEDINFGEVSTGASNDFERATQIARSMVTEYGMSKKLGPLQFSSNSGGQVFLGKDMQGEPNYSGQIAYEIDKEVQRIVKEQYERCKQILLEHEEQLKLIAKTLLSEETLVAEQIQSLFYDGVLPEVDYDSAKVVKNENSDYSDGKYGKSYNDIRKEQLEDDDKEDDDNHEKDEVNQDNTDREADNTSHTNEPGHQQSPNIDKPYNPNDPNHRQ; encoded by the coding sequence ATGCAGAAAGCTTTTCGCAATGTGCTAGTTATCGCAATTATTGGCGTTATTATATTTGGCCTCTTTTCATTTTTAAATGGAAATGGGAATATGCCAAAACAACTTACATATACTCAGTTTGTTAATAAGTTGAATAAAGGCGATTTAAAAACTTTAGAAATTCAACCAGAGCAAAACGTATATATGGTAAGTGGTAAAACAAAAAAAGATGAAGATTACTCATCGACAATTTTATATAACAATGAAAAAGATTTACAAAAAATCACAGATACAGCTAAGAAACAAGATAATCTTAAATTTACAGTTAAAGAAGAAGAAAAACAAAGTGTATTCGTTAGTATTTTAACGACACTGATTCCTGTATTAATCATTGCATTATTATTTATTTTCTTCCTTAGCCAAGCCCAAGGTGGCGGCGGTGGTGGTCGTATGATGAACTTTGGAAAATCCAAAGCTAAGATGTACGACAGTAATAAACGTCGAGTTCGTTTCTCAGATGTAGCAGGAGCTGACGAAGAGAAACAAGAATTAATAGAAATTGTAGATTTCTTAAAAGATAACAAGAAATTTAAACAAATGGGTTCAAGAATTCCAAAAGGTGTCTTACTTGTTGGGCCTCCAGGTACAGGTAAAACATTATTAGCACGTGCGGTTGCAGGTGAAGCTGGTGCACCATTCTTCTCAATTAGTGGATCTGACTTCGTTGAGATGTTTGTTGGTGTTGGTGCGAGTCGTGTTCGTGATTTATTTGAAAATGCTAAGAAAAATGCCCCATGTATCATTTTTATTGATGAAATTGATGCTGTTGGACGTCAACGTGGTGCAGGTGTAGGTGGCGGTCATGATGAGCGTGAACAAACATTAAACCAACTATTAGTTGAGATGGATGGTTTTGGAGAAAATGAAGGTATTATTATGATTGCGGCTACAAACCGCCCAGATATCTTAGACCCTGCATTGTTACGTCCTGGTCGTTTTGATAGACAAATTCAAGTTGGACGACCAGATGTTAAAGGTCGTGAAGCAATTCTTCATGTGCATGCGAAAAATAAACCTCTTGATGAAACAGTAGATTTAAAAGCTATTTCTCAAAGAACGCCAGGTTTTTCTGGTGCAGACTTAGAAAACTTGCTAAATGAGGCATCTTTAATTGCAGCACGTGAGGGTAAAAATAAAATTGATATGCGCGATATTGAAGAAGCAACTGACCGTGTTATTGCAGGTCCAGCTAAAAAATCTCGTGTAATTTCTGAAAAAGAACGTAATATTGTAGCGCATCACGAAGCAGGTCATACTATCATCGGTATGGTGCTTGATGAAGCTGAAATTGTACACAAGGTAACAATTGTCCCTCGTGGACAAGCAGGCGGTTATGCAATGATGTTACCAAAACAAGATCGCTTCTTAATGACAGAACCAGAATTACTCGACAAAATATGTGGTTTATTAGGTGGACGAGTATCTGAGGATATTAACTTTGGTGAAGTATCAACAGGTGCTTCGAATGACTTTGAACGAGCAACGCAAATTGCAAGATCTATGGTTACAGAATATGGTATGAGTAAGAAATTAGGACCATTACAATTCTCAAGCAATAGTGGTGGACAAGTATTCCTTGGTAAAGATATGCAAGGTGAGCCGAATTATTCTGGTCAAATTGCTTATGAAATTGACAAAGAAGTTCAACGAATTGTTAAAGAGCAATATGAACGTTGTAAACAAATCTTGTTAGAACATGAAGAACAACTTAAGTTAATTGCTAAAACACTACTTTCAGAAGAAACATTAGTTGCAGAACAAATTCAATCATTATTCTATGATGGTGTTTTACCAGAAGTAGATTATGACTCTGCAAAAGTTGTGAAAAATGAAAATAGTGATTATAGTGATGGAAAGTATGGAAAATCATACAACGACATTCGTAAAGAACAGTTAGAAGATGACGATAAAGAAGATGATGACAACCATGAAAAAGATGAAGTAAACCAAGACAACACAGACAGAGAAGCTGATAATACTTCACATACGAATGAACCAGGTCATCAACAATCTCCGAACATCGATAAACCATACAATCCTAACGATCCAAATCATAGACAATAG